A stretch of Pirellulales bacterium DNA encodes these proteins:
- a CDS encoding DUF3500 domain-containing protein, whose protein sequence is MNDRRIVTPACCVPRREFLTQAGRKVAGIGAALAVGPQALYAAEATSAAAGPAVAPQSPVAKAPSAESLVKILYESLTPGQKEQVCFAWDHEDDQRALLRTYVNPNWMITDQEINGDFYTLDQRALIRAIAEGLHDPGWLDNFHKQQRDDSGKFGNDAAIAVFGTPGSGKFEFVLSGRHTTLRCDGDSADHVAFGGPIFYGHAADGFDEKPDHPGNVFWPQAKEANKLYEMLDGKQRKLALVTTAPYEGAVEFRGDKRGFDGIPISELSGDQQAHVQQVLQKLVEPYRQSDRDEAIACLKKQGGLAACHLAFYKEDDIGDDGVWDIWRLEGPSFVWHYRGAPHVHVWVNVADDPGVELNA, encoded by the coding sequence ATGAACGATCGCCGCATCGTGACGCCCGCGTGTTGTGTGCCGCGACGGGAGTTTCTGACCCAAGCCGGGCGCAAGGTCGCGGGGATCGGAGCGGCGCTGGCCGTTGGACCGCAGGCGCTCTACGCGGCCGAGGCGACCTCAGCCGCCGCGGGGCCTGCCGTCGCTCCTCAGTCCCCGGTCGCCAAGGCCCCGTCAGCCGAGTCGCTCGTCAAAATCCTCTACGAATCGCTCACCCCCGGCCAAAAGGAACAAGTCTGTTTCGCTTGGGACCACGAGGACGACCAGCGCGCGCTGCTGCGGACCTACGTGAATCCCAACTGGATGATCACCGACCAGGAGATCAACGGCGACTTCTACACGCTCGACCAACGGGCCCTCATCCGCGCCATCGCCGAGGGGCTGCACGACCCGGGCTGGCTCGACAATTTCCACAAACAGCAACGCGACGACAGCGGCAAGTTCGGCAACGACGCCGCGATCGCCGTCTTCGGCACGCCGGGCTCCGGCAAGTTCGAGTTCGTCCTCAGCGGTCGCCACACCACGCTTCGTTGCGACGGCGACTCGGCCGACCACGTCGCCTTCGGCGGGCCGATCTTTTACGGCCACGCGGCCGACGGCTTCGACGAGAAGCCCGACCACCCGGGCAACGTCTTCTGGCCGCAGGCGAAGGAGGCGAACAAGCTGTACGAGATGCTCGACGGCAAGCAGCGCAAACTGGCGCTCGTCACGACGGCGCCCTACGAGGGAGCCGTCGAATTCCGCGGCGACAAGCGGGGCTTCGACGGCATTCCGATCTCCGAACTGTCGGGCGACCAGCAGGCGCACGTCCAGCAGGTTCTGCAGAAACTCGTCGAACCGTATCGGCAGAGCGATCGCGACGAAGCGATCGCATGCCTCAAGAAGCAAGGGGGTCTCGCGGCGTGCCATCTTGCCTTCTACAAGGAAGACGACATCGGCGACGACGGCGTCTGGGACATCTGGCGCCTCGAAGGCCCCAGCTTCGTCTGGCACTACCGCGGCGCCCCGCACGTCCACGTCTGGGTGAACGTGGCGGACGATCCGGGGGTGGAACTCAACGCGTGA
- a CDS encoding serine/threonine protein kinase, translating into MPDFQDDDPPVTGTDTYPHIYVKDTDAQLPKYQTTGFGRYSDFKPLAKGGSAILRTCRDNSLGRTVVMKTLHPHLADNEYMQSRFLREARVTAQIQHPSTVPVYDLGRDLESRLYFTMKKVQGENLRQIVERQDAGDAKALETYDLERMLGVLVQVCNGLAYAHAHGVVHRDIKPENILIGSFGEVIILDWGVAKVWAMGAKDPANKHMEHEVLTDVSQRPGTPLYMAPEQVRGGGDQIDERTDVYAVGALLYEILTLREPLRGKKVSDTFNLIVSETPLEPRERAPERNIPPALAAIAMKALEKDRAKRFQTMPDMIAALRDFRGRALQSLTGL; encoded by the coding sequence ATGCCCGACTTTCAGGACGACGATCCGCCCGTCACCGGAACGGACACCTATCCTCACATCTACGTGAAGGACACCGACGCGCAGCTCCCGAAGTACCAGACGACGGGGTTCGGGCGCTACTCGGACTTCAAGCCCCTTGCCAAAGGGGGCTCGGCGATCTTGCGCACGTGCCGCGACAACAGTCTGGGACGCACGGTCGTCATGAAGACGCTCCACCCCCACTTGGCCGACAACGAGTACATGCAAAGCCGGTTTCTGCGCGAGGCCCGCGTGACCGCGCAGATCCAGCATCCTTCGACGGTGCCGGTGTACGATCTGGGGCGCGATCTCGAGTCGCGACTGTACTTCACGATGAAGAAAGTGCAGGGAGAGAACCTTCGCCAGATCGTCGAGCGGCAAGACGCCGGCGACGCCAAGGCCCTTGAGACCTACGACCTGGAACGGATGCTGGGGGTTTTGGTCCAAGTATGCAACGGCCTGGCGTACGCCCACGCCCACGGCGTGGTCCACCGCGACATCAAGCCGGAGAACATCCTGATCGGCTCGTTCGGCGAAGTGATTATTCTCGACTGGGGGGTCGCCAAGGTGTGGGCGATGGGCGCCAAGGACCCGGCCAACAAACACATGGAGCACGAAGTGCTGACCGACGTCAGCCAGCGCCCGGGCACGCCGCTGTACATGGCGCCTGAGCAGGTGCGGGGAGGCGGGGACCAGATCGACGAGCGGACCGACGTCTATGCCGTCGGGGCGCTGCTGTACGAGATTCTGACCCTGCGCGAGCCGCTGCGGGGGAAAAAGGTCAGCGACACGTTCAATCTTATCGTCAGCGAGACGCCCCTTGAGCCGCGCGAGCGAGCCCCGGAGCGCAACATCCCGCCGGCGCTGGCGGCGATCGCGATGAAGGCCCTCGAGAAGGACCGGGCAAAGCGGTTCCAGACGATGCCCGACATGATCGCCGCACTGCGCGACTTCCGCGGCCGGGCGCTGCAGTCGCTTACGGGACTGTAG
- the mutM gene encoding bifunctional DNA-formamidopyrimidine glycosylase/DNA-(apurinic or apyrimidinic site) lyase, protein MPELPEVETMRRGVEPAVGARIERFERLPCPRKPIAITPTLPAFRRRVEGRRIAAAERIGKRVVLRLDGADAIVFEPRMTGLLLLDEPPDRLYCRVRLALSGRGRLQQILYWDRRGLGNVHFVAAAEFNQRYGADVLGPDALTMTASLLCERLGASRRAIKVALLDQKAVAGIGNLYAAEILHVAGVHPERECTKLTTAQWRAIADATAEVLAEAIRYEGSTLGDGTYRNALNKQGAYQNAHRVYDKTGQPCPRCGRAIERIVQAQRATFFCPGCQRRR, encoded by the coding sequence ATGCCCGAACTGCCGGAAGTCGAGACGATGCGGCGCGGCGTCGAGCCGGCGGTCGGGGCGCGGATCGAACGGTTCGAGCGGCTCCCCTGCCCGCGAAAGCCGATTGCGATCACGCCGACGCTGCCGGCCTTCCGGCGCCGCGTCGAAGGGCGTCGCATCGCGGCGGCCGAGCGCATCGGCAAGCGAGTCGTGTTGCGGCTCGATGGCGCCGACGCGATCGTCTTCGAGCCGCGCATGACGGGGTTGTTGTTGCTCGACGAGCCTCCGGACCGACTCTACTGCCGGGTGCGGCTGGCCCTCAGCGGGCGCGGCCGGCTGCAGCAGATTCTCTACTGGGATCGCCGCGGGCTGGGGAACGTGCACTTCGTCGCTGCCGCGGAGTTCAACCAACGTTACGGCGCCGACGTGCTGGGCCCCGACGCTTTGACGATGACCGCGTCGCTGTTGTGCGAGCGACTCGGCGCCTCGCGCCGCGCGATCAAAGTGGCGTTGTTGGACCAGAAGGCCGTCGCTGGGATCGGCAATCTCTACGCTGCGGAGATCCTCCACGTTGCGGGCGTTCACCCGGAACGAGAGTGCACGAAACTGACGACCGCGCAGTGGCGTGCGATCGCCGACGCGACGGCCGAGGTCCTCGCCGAGGCGATCCGCTACGAGGGCTCCACGCTCGGCGACGGCACGTATCGCAACGCCCTCAACAAACAGGGGGCCTACCAGAACGCCCACCGCGTCTACGACAAAACGGGCCAGCCTTGCCCCCGCTGCGGCCGCGCGATCGAGCGGATCGTGCAGGCCCAACGGGCGACGTTCTTCTGCCCCGGGTGCCAGCGACGCCGTTAG
- the trpB gene encoding tryptophan synthase subunit beta: MPRTTATTASATGPLASAQVPDRQGRFGTFGGRYVPETLVYALDQLEAEYAQARADAAFQAELDDLLANFVGRPSPLYHARRLSEQVGGAQIWLKREDLNHTGAHKINNTLGQALLTLRMGKTRVIAETGAGQHGVATATACAHFGLPCVVYMGEEDIRRQSPNVFAMKLLGAEVRPVTSGSRTLRDAINEAMRDWMASVGDTHYILGSVVGPHPFPMIVRDFQSVIGRETIDQSRIRIGRLPDTVVACVGGGSNAAGMFYPFIPHGEVELVGVEAGGRGKAPGDHASPLTYGSPGVLHGSFSYVMQDEDGQTSPVHSMSAGLDYPGVGPEHSYWKDAGRVSYASCDDDDAMRAFDACAAAEGIMPALESSHAIAKAMELARGRKNDEAIVVCLSGRGDKDAREIARLKGVEFG; this comes from the coding sequence ATCCCTCGGACGACCGCAACTACCGCCTCCGCGACGGGCCCGCTCGCTTCTGCGCAGGTTCCCGACCGCCAGGGGCGGTTCGGCACCTTCGGCGGGCGGTACGTTCCCGAGACGCTGGTCTACGCCCTCGACCAGCTCGAGGCCGAGTACGCCCAGGCCCGGGCCGATGCAGCGTTTCAGGCCGAGCTTGACGACCTGCTCGCCAACTTCGTCGGCCGGCCGTCGCCGTTGTACCACGCGCGCCGGCTCAGCGAGCAGGTCGGCGGAGCGCAGATCTGGCTGAAGCGCGAGGACCTCAACCACACGGGCGCCCACAAAATCAACAACACGCTGGGCCAGGCGCTGCTCACGCTGCGGATGGGCAAGACGCGGGTCATCGCAGAGACCGGCGCCGGCCAGCACGGCGTGGCGACTGCAACCGCGTGCGCGCACTTCGGGCTCCCCTGCGTCGTCTACATGGGCGAGGAGGACATCCGCCGGCAGTCGCCCAACGTGTTCGCGATGAAGCTGCTGGGCGCCGAGGTGCGCCCCGTGACCAGCGGCAGCCGCACGCTTCGCGACGCGATCAACGAGGCGATGCGCGACTGGATGGCTTCGGTCGGAGACACGCATTACATCCTCGGCTCGGTCGTCGGGCCGCATCCGTTTCCGATGATCGTCCGCGATTTCCAGTCGGTCATCGGCCGCGAGACGATCGACCAAAGCCGCATACGGATCGGGCGCCTGCCCGACACGGTGGTCGCGTGCGTCGGCGGCGGCAGCAACGCGGCCGGCATGTTCTACCCCTTCATCCCGCACGGCGAGGTCGAGTTGGTCGGCGTCGAAGCGGGCGGCCGCGGCAAGGCGCCGGGGGATCACGCTTCGCCGTTGACCTACGGCAGCCCTGGCGTGCTTCATGGAAGTTTTAGTTACGTGATGCAGGACGAGGACGGCCAGACGAGCCCGGTCCACTCGATGTCGGCAGGCCTCGACTACCCCGGCGTCGGCCCCGAGCACAGCTACTGGAAAGACGCCGGCAGGGTGTCATACGCCAGTTGCGACGACGACGACGCAATGCGGGCATTCGACGCCTGCGCCGCGGCCGAGGGGATCATGCCCGCCTTGGAAAGCTCGCACGCGATCGCCAAGGCGATGGAGTTGGCCCGCGGGCGGAAGAACGACGAGGCGATCGTGGTGTGCCTCAG
- a CDS encoding beta-lactamase family protein → MTRRSRRRLALICLCVLPLGAATPARAEQLPRSTPEEQGIAGAAILEFVEELDKFDQLNSLMLLRHGRVVAEGWWRPYEPQHPHTLYSLSKSFTSTAVGLAIAEGELSLDDPVLDFFPGWGPARPSDNLKAMRVRDLLNMNAGQHAEDVATIRFDLKESQVKAFLNLPVPHKPGTHFVYNTPASYVCSAIVNRATGQSVNEYLQTRLYEPLGIERPRWESTAEGVSQGGFGLHLKTEDIAKFGQLLLQRGRWGEGDDARQIVPAEWIDLATSRQTSNGSNPASDWDQGYGYQFWRCQPRGVYRGDGAFGQYCIVMPEQDAVLAMTGGTGDMQGVMNVVWRTLAPALSAAEPLPADEDAGRRLAERLAGLVVPTPDGEPTSPRAEEFAGKTFKFAPNVRQVESIRFNFAEAGSTIALRAKGRDYAIACAGDTWGESAVWPRLAVDLRGSSEDSPAAGAGAWTSPNVYFAKIVQYETPYYQTLRCEFLAGEFLAGEVVLTMADNVAFWENKPTTLVGKIE, encoded by the coding sequence ATGACACGTCGTTCCCGTCGTCGGTTGGCACTCATCTGCCTCTGCGTGTTGCCTCTCGGCGCCGCGACTCCGGCCCGGGCGGAGCAGCTCCCCCGCTCGACGCCCGAGGAGCAAGGGATCGCCGGCGCGGCGATCCTGGAGTTCGTCGAGGAACTCGACAAGTTCGACCAACTCAACAGCCTGATGTTGCTGCGGCACGGTCGCGTCGTCGCCGAGGGGTGGTGGAGGCCGTACGAACCGCAGCATCCGCACACGCTCTACTCGCTGTCGAAGAGCTTCACCTCGACCGCCGTCGGTCTGGCGATCGCCGAGGGAGAGCTTTCGCTTGACGACCCGGTGCTCGACTTCTTCCCCGGCTGGGGACCCGCGCGGCCGAGCGACAATCTCAAAGCGATGCGGGTCCGCGACTTGCTCAACATGAACGCCGGCCAGCATGCCGAGGACGTCGCGACGATCCGATTCGACCTTAAGGAGTCGCAGGTGAAGGCGTTTTTGAATCTGCCGGTCCCCCACAAGCCGGGGACCCACTTCGTGTACAACACGCCCGCTTCGTACGTCTGCTCGGCGATCGTGAATCGCGCGACCGGGCAGTCAGTGAACGAGTATCTGCAGACTCGGCTCTACGAACCGTTGGGGATCGAGCGCCCCCGGTGGGAAAGCACGGCCGAGGGGGTCAGCCAGGGCGGGTTCGGGCTCCATCTCAAGACCGAGGACATCGCCAAGTTCGGCCAGTTGCTGCTGCAGCGCGGGCGGTGGGGAGAGGGAGACGACGCTCGGCAAATCGTCCCGGCCGAGTGGATCGACCTGGCGACCAGCCGACAGACCTCCAACGGCAGCAACCCGGCGAGCGATTGGGATCAAGGGTACGGTTATCAGTTCTGGCGCTGTCAGCCGCGGGGCGTTTACCGCGGCGACGGGGCGTTCGGGCAGTACTGCATCGTCATGCCCGAGCAGGACGCCGTGCTCGCGATGACCGGCGGCACGGGCGACATGCAGGGCGTCATGAACGTCGTTTGGCGAACCCTGGCGCCGGCGTTGTCCGCTGCAGAGCCGCTCCCCGCCGACGAAGACGCCGGGCGCCGTCTTGCCGAGCGGCTCGCCGGACTTGTCGTCCCGACGCCTGACGGCGAGCCGACCTCGCCGCGGGCTGAGGAATTCGCCGGCAAGACCTTCAAGTTCGCCCCGAACGTGCGGCAAGTCGAATCGATTCGCTTCAACTTCGCTGAAGCGGGGTCGACGATCGCTCTGCGGGCCAAGGGGCGCGACTATGCGATCGCCTGCGCGGGCGACACGTGGGGCGAGAGCGCCGTGTGGCCGCGACTGGCCGTCGACCTCCGCGGTTCCAGCGAAGACTCTCCGGCCGCGGGCGCCGGCGCGTGGACGAGCCCGAACGTCTACTTCGCCAAGATCGTGCAGTACGAAACGCCGTACTACCAGACGCTGCGCTGCGAATTCCTGGCCGGCGAATTCCTGGCCGGCGAAGTCGTGCTGACGATGGCCGACAACGTGGCGTTCTGGGAGAACAAACCGACGACGCTCGTCGGCAAGATCGAGTGA
- a CDS encoding D-aminoacylase, with protein MSLTAVRTLLLTLFLTGQAIAAESSAPVDADLLLAGGTIYDGTGAPPRPGSVAIRGDRIVAVGEFAVGEAARTIDCRGLAIAPGFIDLHNHSDAEDSLLAPGNRVGANFLLQGCTTLVTGNCGGGAADVEAYYRDLEEGGVGVNVAQLIPHGAVRRQVLGNRRVDPTPEQLADLCSRVDRGMLAGAWGMSTGLIYVPSSYGSVDELAAMSARVAAHGGIYASHIRSEDNAFLEAVDEALEIGRRSGAPVHVSHFKVCGKPYWGTVRTAARMIEQARAAGMTVTADQYPYLATSTSLGAMMLPSWAREGSRDEVAARLRDPEQQPQLRREIEQALSERPKIHIVACRTHPEYAGREVRELAAAAGLDVVEFVLEFLAEEDPSAVNFALDEADVRFVMQLPWVATASDGSVKAPSDAAVHPRSYGTFPRKVGYYSVRENVLPLEQAIRSCSGLPADVLGMDDRGYVRVGAIADVAAFDPQKIIDGATYDKPYELPQGIPWVLVNGVVAVEKGEPTGAKAGRALRHASQLAEAEVKTNSGK; from the coding sequence ATGTCGTTAACCGCAGTGCGCACCCTCTTGCTCACCTTGTTCCTCACCGGACAAGCGATCGCCGCGGAGAGTTCGGCCCCCGTCGACGCCGACCTGCTGCTGGCCGGCGGGACGATCTACGACGGCACGGGCGCGCCCCCGCGGCCCGGCAGCGTCGCAATTCGCGGCGATCGGATCGTCGCAGTCGGCGAGTTCGCCGTGGGCGAGGCGGCCCGCACGATTGATTGCCGAGGGCTGGCGATCGCCCCCGGGTTCATTGATCTGCACAACCACAGCGACGCCGAGGATTCGCTCCTGGCGCCGGGGAACCGCGTCGGCGCCAACTTCCTGCTGCAAGGCTGCACGACGCTCGTCACCGGCAACTGCGGCGGCGGGGCGGCCGACGTCGAGGCGTACTATCGCGATCTCGAGGAGGGGGGCGTCGGCGTCAACGTCGCCCAGCTCATTCCTCACGGAGCGGTCCGTCGTCAGGTCCTCGGCAATCGCCGCGTCGACCCGACCCCCGAGCAGCTCGCCGACCTGTGCTCCCGCGTCGACCGCGGCATGCTGGCCGGGGCGTGGGGGATGTCGACCGGGTTGATCTACGTCCCCAGCTCCTACGGCTCCGTCGACGAGCTCGCCGCGATGTCGGCCCGCGTCGCGGCTCATGGGGGCATTTACGCCAGTCACATTCGCAGCGAGGACAATGCGTTTCTGGAGGCCGTCGACGAAGCCCTTGAGATCGGTCGCCGCTCGGGGGCGCCGGTCCACGTGTCGCACTTCAAGGTCTGCGGCAAGCCTTATTGGGGAACGGTCCGCACCGCGGCCCGCATGATCGAGCAGGCCCGCGCCGCCGGGATGACGGTTACGGCCGACCAGTACCCGTACCTCGCCACGTCGACTTCATTGGGGGCGATGATGCTTCCCAGTTGGGCCCGCGAGGGGAGCCGCGACGAAGTTGCCGCCCGCCTGCGCGACCCCGAACAGCAGCCGCAATTGCGGCGCGAGATCGAACAGGCTCTCTCCGAGCGGCCGAAGATCCATATCGTCGCCTGCCGGACGCATCCCGAGTACGCCGGCCGCGAAGTGCGCGAACTGGCCGCCGCGGCGGGGCTCGACGTGGTCGAGTTCGTCCTCGAGTTTCTTGCCGAAGAGGACCCGTCGGCGGTCAACTTCGCCCTCGACGAGGCGGACGTGCGATTCGTCATGCAGTTGCCGTGGGTGGCGACCGCCTCGGACGGCTCGGTGAAGGCGCCCTCCGACGCGGCGGTGCACCCCCGCAGTTACGGCACGTTTCCGCGCAAGGTGGGGTACTACAGCGTGCGCGAGAACGTCCTGCCGCTCGAGCAAGCGATCCGTTCCTGCAGCGGCTTGCCGGCCGACGTGCTGGGGATGGACGACCGCGGCTACGTGCGCGTGGGAGCAATCGCCGACGTGGCGGCGTTCGACCCGCAGAAGATCATCGACGGCGCCACCTACGACAAGCCGTACGAGCTGCCGCAAGGGATTCCCTGGGTGCTGGTCAACGGTGTCGTCGCGGTCGAGAAGGGCGAGCCGACCGGGGCGAAGGCGGGTCGAGCGCTGCGGCACGCGTCGCAACTGGCCGAGGCCGAAGTGAAGACGAACTCCGGCAAGTGA
- a CDS encoding Gfo/Idh/MocA family oxidoreductase yields MPVPYPASLSRRSLLRSAAATAAATSLPAWFLEGAVAQEAAPVKSPNARPRVALIGCGGMGSYDATLAQRFGDIVAVCDVDAGRAAEARAKFNSAEVFYDFRKVCESPKIDVIVNGTPDHWHTLVNLRALAAGKDVYAEKPLTLTIDEGKRLVAAVKAGDRILQTGSQQRSDRNFRFACELVRNGRLGKITRVQTWLPEGLRGGPFVERPAPQELNWDFWQGQTAARSYVPERCHRTFRYWWDYSGGTVTDWGAHHNDIALWGLGRDGSGPSAVEGQGLVETVPGGYTAPNAYRIRYAYDDGVEHICQSTSANSWGGAVVGKPKEGERYHGVMFEGADGWLFVTRDGKLEASDPELLVAPLPSDAVRLYASDDHMANFFECVATRKQPICPAEVGHRSVSLCHLGTIAIRLGRKLQWDPVAEDFVGDKEASGMLVREMRKPYDYDM; encoded by the coding sequence ATGCCCGTGCCGTACCCTGCGTCGTTGTCTCGTCGTTCGCTCCTCCGTTCCGCTGCCGCGACCGCGGCGGCGACGTCGCTCCCCGCGTGGTTTCTTGAAGGCGCCGTGGCTCAGGAAGCGGCGCCCGTGAAAAGCCCCAACGCGCGGCCGCGGGTCGCGCTGATCGGTTGCGGCGGGATGGGGTCGTATGACGCGACCCTTGCCCAGAGGTTCGGCGACATTGTCGCGGTCTGCGACGTCGACGCGGGTCGCGCCGCCGAAGCCCGCGCGAAGTTCAATTCCGCCGAGGTCTTCTACGACTTTCGCAAGGTCTGCGAGTCCCCCAAGATCGACGTCATCGTCAACGGCACTCCCGACCATTGGCATACGCTCGTCAACCTGCGGGCGCTCGCGGCCGGCAAGGACGTGTACGCCGAGAAGCCGCTCACGCTGACCATCGACGAAGGCAAACGGCTTGTCGCGGCGGTCAAGGCCGGCGACCGCATCCTGCAGACCGGCAGCCAGCAGCGCAGCGACCGCAACTTCCGCTTCGCGTGCGAGTTGGTCCGCAACGGTCGGCTGGGCAAAATCACGCGAGTGCAGACCTGGCTCCCCGAAGGCTTGCGCGGCGGGCCGTTCGTCGAGCGACCGGCGCCGCAGGAGCTCAACTGGGACTTCTGGCAGGGCCAGACCGCGGCCCGCTCGTACGTCCCCGAGCGATGCCATCGCACGTTCCGGTACTGGTGGGATTACTCGGGGGGGACCGTCACCGATTGGGGCGCCCATCACAACGACATCGCCCTCTGGGGCCTGGGCCGCGACGGCAGCGGGCCGTCCGCCGTCGAAGGACAAGGACTCGTCGAGACCGTCCCCGGCGGCTACACGGCGCCCAACGCCTACCGCATTCGCTACGCCTACGACGACGGCGTCGAGCACATCTGCCAGTCGACCTCCGCCAACAGTTGGGGCGGGGCGGTCGTCGGCAAACCGAAGGAGGGCGAACGCTACCACGGGGTCATGTTCGAGGGCGCCGACGGCTGGCTCTTCGTCACCCGCGACGGCAAGCTCGAAGCGAGCGATCCCGAGCTGCTCGTCGCCCCGCTCCCGTCCGACGCTGTGCGACTTTACGCGAGCGACGATCACATGGCGAACTTCTTCGAGTGCGTCGCCACGCGCAAGCAGCCGATCTGCCCCGCGGAGGTCGGCCATCGCTCGGTGTCGCTGTGCCACTTGGGAACAATCGCGATCCGACTGGGCCGCAAGCTGCAGTGGGATCCCGTGGCCGAGGACTTCGTCGGCGACAAAGAAGCCTCGGGCATGCTCGTGCGCGAGATGCGCAAGCCGTACGATTACGACATGTGA